GTGCCAGTGGGGGTTAAAGACAATATTCTAACTAAAGGCTTAACCACTACCGCCTCTTCCAAGATGCTGGAAAACTTCGTGCCAACTTATGACGCAACTGTTGTATGCAAATTACGCGAAGCAGGGGCAATTATTGTTGGAAAGTTAAATATGGATGAATTTGCCATGGGTGCTAGTTCAGAAACATCTTACTTCCAAACAACGCATAACCCTTGGGACTTAAATCGTGTACCTGGCGGTTCTTCCAGTGGTTCTGGGGCAGCGGTCGGTAGTCGCCAAGTGCCAGCAACTTTAGGTAGTGATACTGGGGGAAGTATCCGTAACCCAGCAGCTTTTAACGGGGTTGTAGGTATGAAGCCAACCTACGGCGCGGTATCACGTTTAGGAGCCATTGCGATGGCCTCTAGTCTAGATCAAATTGGGCCATTGACTATTACGGTCGAAGATAATGCCTTGCTTCTTGAAGTCCTAGCCGGGCATGATCCAATGGATTCAACAAGCTTTACTGACGATGTCCTTGACACCAATTATTCTGCTAAATTAGGCCAATCTTTAGCAGGCTTGAAGATTGCTTATCCAGTAGAATACAAATCAGATGTCATTGACCCAGAAATTCGGGCAGCTATTGACCAAGCGGCGCAATATTTTGAAGCGCAAGGGGCGATTGTGGAAGAAGTTTCCTTGCCAAATACCGAGCATGGGGTGAACGCTTATTACGTCATTATGGCGGCGGAATCATCAGTGAATTTACAGCGTTTTGACGGAATCCGTTATGGTTACCGCTCACCGAATGCCAAAGATTTAGATGATATTTATGTTATGAGCCGTTCAGAAGGCTTTGGCGATGAAGTGAAACGTCGGATTATGCTTGGAACTTATAGTTTAAGTTCAGAGTCTTATGACCTCTATTACAAGAAGGCCGCCCAAGTACGTACCCTAATTCGCGAAGACTTTGAGAAGGTCTTGGCTGATTACGACTTAATTATGGGCCCTACAACCACGACGGTTGCCTTTGAAATCGGTGAGCGCAGCGAGGATCCGATAGAGATGTATATGGCTGATCTGCTGACGGTTCCAGCTAACCTAGCGGGCAATCCAGCGATGTCGATTCCAGCGGGCTTAAACTCTGAAGGCATGCCGATTGGTATGCAATTGATTGGTCGCTCATTGGACGAGGCAACTTTATACCAAGTAGCGGACAATTTCGAAAAAGGTCACGATTTCGTTGACCAAGCACCAAACTTATAAGGAGGAACGAGATGAATTTTGAAACGGTTATCGGTTTGGAAGTTCACGTCGAATTAAAGACAGATTCCAAAATATTTAGCACGTCTCCTGCTCATTTCGGTGCAGAGCCTAATGCTAACACGAACGAGAAAGACTGGGCCTACCCAGGTGTCCTACCTGTAGCGAATAAGAAAGCGATGGAATACGGAATGCTTGCTTCCATGGCTTTAAACTGTGAGATTGCTGAGGTAATGAGCTTTGACCGCAAGAGTTACTTCTATCCGGACAACCCATCTGCTTATCAAATTACCCAAGACTTTGAACCAGTAGGTCGCAATGGCTATATTGATATTGAAGTGGAAGGTCAAACGAAACGTATTCGCATCAACCGTGTTCACTTGGAAGAAGACGCGGGTAAGAATACTCACGGTACGGACGGCTATTCATACGTAGACTTGAACCGCCAGGGAACGCCACTTATTGAGATTGTATCGGAAGCAGATTTACGCTCACCGGCTGAAGCATATGCTTACTTAGAAGCCTTACGTGAGAAGATTCTTTTTGCTGGGGTGTCGGATGTGCGTATGGAAGAAGGTTCCTTACGTTGTGACGCGAATATTTCCTTGCGCCCTTATGGCCAAGAGGAATTTGGGACTAAGACAGAGTTGAAGAATTTGAATAGTTTCAACTTTGTTCGCAAAGGACTTGAGCACGAAGAAGCGCGTCAAGCTAACGTCTTACGCGCGGGTGGCGAAATTCAACAAGAAACACGTCGTTATGACGATGCAAGTGGTGAGACAGTCTTAATGCGTGTCAAAGAAGAGGCGGCCGACTACCGCTACTTCCCAGACCCAGACGTACCACCAATTGAAATTAGCCAAGAGTGGATTGATGAAGTGCGCCAGCAAATGCCTGAGATGCCAGACGAACGTCGCAAACGTTACACGGATACTTATGAATTGCCTGAGTATGATGCGAAAGTCCTAACGCAAACGAAGGAAATGTCAGACTTCTTTGATGAAACGGTTGAACATGGGGCTGATCCTAAGCAAGTATCCAACTGGCTGATGGGTGAAGTGTCTGCTTACTTAAACAAAGAACAAATCGAATTAAGCGACACCGAATTGACACCAGAAAACCTCGGCGATATGATTCAATTGATTGACAATGACACTATCTCTTCCAAAATTGCCAAGAAACTCTTCCAAATTCTAGTCAAAGAAGGTGGCAAGGCAGAAGAAGTCGTTGAAGCAAACGGCATGGCCCAGCTAAGTGACCCAGCCAAATTACAACCAATCATTGACGAAATCGTTGATGCGAATCCGCAATCCGTTGAAGACTACAAGAATGGTAAAGACCGTGCTTTAGGCTTCTTCGTCGGTCAAGTGATGAAGCAAACACGTGGTCAAGCGAACCCACAAGTTGTAAATGAATTGATTTTGAAGACCTTGGATGCGAAATAATTGCATAAGTAAGCTTAAAGAGCACGCTACGTAAAGTGGTGTGCTTTTTTCTTATATTGAGACAAAAGTTTGACATATGCAATTTAAATAAGACAAAATTCCGTGGGAAAGGCGTCCGACGGAATCGAAATCGCGAAAAATTCCGTGAGGCCGGCTTCCCATGGAAGGCGCTGAAGGGTCTCGACAAAAATCCGAACATTTAAATTATTAACTCATTAGATGTTCGGTAAATCCTGTTTATGATAGCAGGAATTTGTTACACTTATAGTGTAATGATGATAAAGGAGGGAGCTTCATGTCAGCTCAAACGGACGGAACGCAAATGAAGCCGGACCGTCGTAAGACACTACAAAGTGTTAATGAATCAGGAGGACTTTTTGCCATTTGGAATCATCCGAATGCGCATCAGATAACGTACTTTGGCTTGCATGCCTTGCAGCATCGTGGGCAAACGAGTGTAGGGCTGGTCAGTTATGACGACGGTGAGTTTCATGGCTTGCACGGCAACGGCTTGTTGACGCAAGTATTTAATCGACCAGAGAAATTGGAACGCCTGATAGGACGTCATGCGATTGGCCAAGTTAGATCAGCTACGCAGGCAGACCGGGAGGACAATACGAATATTCAACCCCTGGTCTTTCATTTCAGTAATCAGACGATGGTGATTACCCATAATGGAAATATTACCAATGGACTTACCTTGCGTGAGCAGTTGGAGGCAGAAGGAGCGGTCTTATCGTCGAATTCTGCGGCAGAGTTACTAATTCATCTAATGCGACGCAAACCGGCGGAAGACTTTGAAGCAGCGTTCAAAGCGAGCTTGCGTGAACTACGGGGCGGCTTTAATTTCTGCTTATTGACAGAGTCTGGCTTGTACGGAGCGGTTGACCGCAACAGTTTCCGTCCATTGGTGCTAGGTCAGATGGCCAATGGAAGCTATCTCTTAGCAAGTGAGACGTGTGCTCTTCATACCATTGGGGCGAAATTTGTGACCGAAATTTTTGCCGGTCAGTATGTGGTGATTAATGATGAAGGATACCGGATTGGCGTATATGTTGAGGATACGCAAATTACGATTGAGCCGATGGAGTATATTTATTTCGCCAGACCAGATTCGGATATTGCAGGGGTGAATGTCCATAGTGCCCGTAAGGAGATGGGGCGGCGCTTGGCCTTGGAGC
This region of Suicoccus acidiformans genomic DNA includes:
- the purF gene encoding amidophosphoribosyltransferase, whose protein sequence is MSAQTDGTQMKPDRRKTLQSVNESGGLFAIWNHPNAHQITYFGLHALQHRGQTSVGLVSYDDGEFHGLHGNGLLTQVFNRPEKLERLIGRHAIGQVRSATQADREDNTNIQPLVFHFSNQTMVITHNGNITNGLTLREQLEAEGAVLSSNSAAELLIHLMRRKPAEDFEAAFKASLRELRGGFNFCLLTESGLYGAVDRNSFRPLVLGQMANGSYLLASETCALHTIGAKFVTEIFAGQYVVINDEGYRIGVYVEDTQITIEPMEYIYFARPDSDIAGVNVHSARKEMGRRLALEQPAPTADLVIGVPNSSLSAASGYAEASGLPYEIGLIKHQYVGRTFIQPTQELREQGVRSKLSVVVNLVRDKSVVLVDDSIVRGTTIRRLAQLLKESGAREIHLRIASPPLRFPNFYGIDVSHTSEMIAANYTVKELNELFGSDSLGYLSVQGLIDSVGLPIENETGGLSLDAFTGAYPADIADCRESLEASLTPLQEKIRKGASCDE
- the gatB gene encoding Asp-tRNA(Asn)/Glu-tRNA(Gln) amidotransferase subunit GatB, which produces MNFETVIGLEVHVELKTDSKIFSTSPAHFGAEPNANTNEKDWAYPGVLPVANKKAMEYGMLASMALNCEIAEVMSFDRKSYFYPDNPSAYQITQDFEPVGRNGYIDIEVEGQTKRIRINRVHLEEDAGKNTHGTDGYSYVDLNRQGTPLIEIVSEADLRSPAEAYAYLEALREKILFAGVSDVRMEEGSLRCDANISLRPYGQEEFGTKTELKNLNSFNFVRKGLEHEEARQANVLRAGGEIQQETRRYDDASGETVLMRVKEEAADYRYFPDPDVPPIEISQEWIDEVRQQMPEMPDERRKRYTDTYELPEYDAKVLTQTKEMSDFFDETVEHGADPKQVSNWLMGEVSAYLNKEQIELSDTELTPENLGDMIQLIDNDTISSKIAKKLFQILVKEGGKAEEVVEANGMAQLSDPAKLQPIIDEIVDANPQSVEDYKNGKDRALGFFVGQVMKQTRGQANPQVVNELILKTLDAK
- the gatA gene encoding Asp-tRNA(Asn)/Glu-tRNA(Gln) amidotransferase subunit GatA, which codes for MSYPTTIKGIQAGLKAGDFTAVELLEGIYERIAAVDGDVKAFLALNKEEALAEAKAADERGYGDDAPKLNGVPVGVKDNILTKGLTTTASSKMLENFVPTYDATVVCKLREAGAIIVGKLNMDEFAMGASSETSYFQTTHNPWDLNRVPGGSSSGSGAAVGSRQVPATLGSDTGGSIRNPAAFNGVVGMKPTYGAVSRLGAIAMASSLDQIGPLTITVEDNALLLEVLAGHDPMDSTSFTDDVLDTNYSAKLGQSLAGLKIAYPVEYKSDVIDPEIRAAIDQAAQYFEAQGAIVEEVSLPNTEHGVNAYYVIMAAESSVNLQRFDGIRYGYRSPNAKDLDDIYVMSRSEGFGDEVKRRIMLGTYSLSSESYDLYYKKAAQVRTLIREDFEKVLADYDLIMGPTTTTVAFEIGERSEDPIEMYMADLLTVPANLAGNPAMSIPAGLNSEGMPIGMQLIGRSLDEATLYQVADNFEKGHDFVDQAPNL